One stretch of Chlamydia abortus DNA includes these proteins:
- the yajC gene encoding preprotein translocase subunit YajC: MLSRLFMCFLFLLSSSSLLADEDGSQVKSTFAQPAVMLGIAILFFYFILWRPEQKRRKAMEKRKNELAKGDKVTAMGILGTIDEIREHTVILSITSGKIEILKAAISEILKPDGTKA; this comes from the coding sequence ATGTTATCTCGTTTATTCATGTGTTTTTTATTTCTTTTGAGCTCATCATCTCTCTTAGCAGATGAAGACGGCTCTCAAGTAAAAAGTACTTTTGCTCAACCCGCTGTAATGCTTGGCATTGCAATTTTGTTCTTTTACTTCATTTTATGGCGCCCAGAACAAAAACGCAGAAAAGCCATGGAAAAACGCAAAAACGAACTTGCCAAGGGCGACAAGGTTACGGCTATGGGGATTTTAGGAACTATTGATGAAATCCGAGAACACACCGTTATTCTGAGTATTACCTCTGGAAAAATTGAGATACTGAAAGCAGCTATTTCTGAAATTTTGAAGCCAGATGGGACTAAAGCATAA
- the nqrF gene encoding NADH:ubiquinone reductase (Na(+)-transporting) subunit F codes for MTWLSGLYFISIASLVFCVIGLILSGIILIAHKFLVKIHPCKLKINDDDTLTKTVDSGRTLLSSLLDSGIPIPSPCGGKATCKQCKVKIVKDADPPLETDRATFSKQQLEHGWRLSCQTKVQHDMCLEIEERYLHASSWEGTVVSNDNVATFIKELVVSIDPAHPIPFKPGGYLQIRVPAYKTNTSDWKQTMAPEYHSDWERFNLFGRIIDNSLLEPDSANKAYSLASYPAELPIIKFNVRIATPPFINNAPNPGIPWGVCSSYIFSLQPGDKITVSGPYGESFMKENNRPLIFLIGGAGSSFGRSHILDLLLDKHSTREITLWYGARSLKENIYQEEYEKLDKDFPNFHYHLVLSEPLPEDIAAGWDKDDPEKTNFLFQAFELGQLSKLSNPEDYLYYVCGPPLHNSSILKLLENYGVERSSIILDDFGS; via the coding sequence ATGACTTGGCTTTCAGGCCTATATTTTATCAGCATTGCTAGTTTAGTATTTTGTGTTATAGGTTTGATACTTTCTGGAATCATTCTTATTGCTCATAAATTTCTAGTTAAAATTCATCCTTGCAAGCTAAAAATTAACGATGACGACACTCTTACAAAAACTGTAGATAGTGGTCGTACCTTATTGTCTTCTCTATTAGATTCGGGTATTCCGATCCCTTCTCCATGTGGAGGCAAGGCTACGTGTAAACAATGTAAGGTAAAAATTGTTAAAGACGCTGATCCACCACTAGAAACAGACCGCGCAACTTTTTCCAAACAACAGTTAGAACACGGCTGGCGTCTTTCCTGCCAAACCAAGGTCCAACACGACATGTGTTTGGAAATCGAGGAGCGTTATTTACATGCTTCTTCTTGGGAAGGTACGGTCGTTTCTAACGATAACGTCGCTACCTTTATAAAAGAGCTTGTTGTTTCTATTGATCCTGCGCATCCTATTCCCTTTAAGCCTGGGGGGTATCTACAAATTCGTGTTCCTGCATATAAAACGAATACTTCTGATTGGAAGCAAACTATGGCTCCCGAATATCATAGTGATTGGGAACGGTTTAATTTATTTGGCCGGATTATAGATAACAGCCTTTTGGAGCCAGATTCTGCTAATAAAGCCTATTCTCTCGCATCTTATCCTGCAGAATTGCCGATTATTAAATTCAATGTTCGTATTGCGACACCTCCTTTTATTAACAATGCGCCTAATCCGGGTATCCCCTGGGGGGTATGCTCATCCTATATCTTCTCGCTACAACCTGGGGATAAGATTACTGTATCTGGTCCTTATGGCGAATCCTTCATGAAAGAAAACAACCGCCCGTTAATTTTTCTAATTGGTGGTGCGGGATCTTCATTTGGTAGAAGTCATATTTTAGATCTTTTGTTGGATAAACATTCTACAAGAGAGATCACTCTGTGGTACGGAGCTCGCTCTCTAAAAGAAAATATCTATCAAGAAGAATATGAAAAATTAGATAAGGATTTTCCTAACTTCCATTACCATTTAGTGTTATCGGAGCCTCTTCCTGAAGACATTGCCGCAGGTTGGGATAAGGATGATCCTGAGAAAACGAATTTCTTATTCCAAGCTTTTGAGCTTGGTCAACTCAGCAAACTTAGCAATCCTGAAGATTATCTATATTATGTATGTGGTCCACCACTACACAACAGTAGTATCCTGAAATTACTTGAAAATTATGGAGTTGAAAGATCTTCCATAATTCTCGATGATTTTGGCAGCTAG
- a CDS encoding DUF687 family protein — translation MYLFIHGRHNEQSRNRHPVPIFQTTYESIESAPISTPLIGVGYTNGSQSGYYRAQNETMHLSQLLGGREVIGIYNKEGIGSSFFFRSSRQEMNPICAAILDVWNSFFASHPPGSTFIHYFFGNGARYVREAIQCTPHADNIVLVGICPSDYIPHSRSYYYRVWGDVFSCLDFRGFLGSRVVTLPYSAGSLGITWIYFTDPAFNNAIVATFMQIAGVNAVSQSLVQRDGVEITEISPLGDANPNDQERNSGIVGHNIQGVIVSRTASPGVFSRIQTLIGMTDTVIQVEESILPPESLLDRLGEVALNILRISDAVSIFWLIPIEEPEDGLVLAISTVFFGIDGLCSCFLMLTSSRSRRERYRNVRILFLCYRVFFPLGNLLDLLNNIRMAARTTITECESGLYGVITLLGWTLLGRDMLEYALPGLRDALCRRCLRWFGDVTEDPQHLSSRITRIGRENMDRYYRMTSIVSTAVYGIFFALIGGAATFGGLEISESCRYNETSNTTDEIIPNDHTTVWEGFTNGRAYAISQVTHMVFSFLATIIYIASLVRMLRTRNR, via the coding sequence ATTTACTTATTTATTCATGGCCGCCATAACGAACAATCCAGAAATCGGCATCCTGTTCCTATTTTTCAAACTACATATGAAAGTATCGAATCCGCGCCGATCTCCACACCTTTAATTGGCGTGGGGTATACCAATGGTAGCCAATCAGGATACTATAGAGCCCAAAATGAAACTATGCATCTTAGCCAGTTGTTGGGCGGAAGAGAGGTTATAGGTATCTATAATAAAGAAGGGATCGGATCTTCATTTTTTTTTAGAAGCTCTCGACAAGAAATGAATCCTATTTGTGCAGCCATTTTAGATGTTTGGAATAGCTTTTTTGCTTCTCATCCTCCAGGGAGCACTTTTATTCATTATTTTTTTGGCAATGGTGCTAGATATGTTCGAGAGGCAATCCAATGTACACCACATGCTGACAATATTGTTTTAGTCGGCATTTGTCCTTCAGACTACATACCACATTCTCGATCCTATTATTATCGTGTTTGGGGAGATGTATTTTCGTGCTTAGACTTCAGAGGATTTCTCGGATCTAGAGTCGTCACATTGCCTTATTCTGCAGGAAGTTTAGGAATTACTTGGATCTATTTCACTGATCCTGCCTTTAATAATGCTATTGTAGCTACATTTATGCAAATAGCAGGAGTCAATGCTGTTTCTCAAAGCTTGGTACAAAGAGATGGAGTTGAGATTACAGAAATATCGCCCTTAGGTGATGCAAATCCAAATGATCAAGAGAGGAATAGTGGCATAGTTGGACATAATATCCAGGGGGTGATTGTATCGCGTACAGCAAGCCCTGGTGTATTCTCTAGAATACAAACTCTAATCGGTATGACGGATACCGTGATCCAAGTTGAAGAGAGCATATTGCCTCCCGAAAGTTTGTTAGATCGACTTGGAGAAGTTGCTCTTAATATCCTGAGAATTTCAGATGCAGTATCTATTTTTTGGCTTATTCCCATTGAGGAACCAGAAGACGGCCTTGTATTAGCCATCAGTACAGTGTTTTTTGGTATAGATGGATTGTGTAGCTGCTTTTTAATGCTCACCAGCTCTCGCTCTAGAAGAGAAAGATATCGTAATGTGCGTATTTTATTTCTGTGTTACCGCGTATTTTTCCCTCTTGGGAACCTATTAGATTTGCTAAATAATATCCGTATGGCAGCGCGTACTACAATTACAGAGTGCGAATCCGGTTTATATGGTGTCATTACTCTCTTGGGATGGACGTTACTAGGTAGAGATATGCTAGAGTATGCTCTCCCAGGACTTCGAGATGCATTATGCAGACGATGCTTAAGATGGTTTGGAGATGTTACGGAAGATCCACAGCACTTATCTAGTAGAATAACAAGGATAGGGCGTGAAAATATGGATAGATACTATAGGATGACGAGTATCGTGAGTACAGCAGTCTATGGTATTTTCTTTGCTCTTATAGGAGGGGCGGCCACTTTTGGGGGTTTAGAAATCAGTGAATCTTGTCGCTATAATGAAACCTCAAATACCACGGACGAAATTATTCCCAATGATCACACGACTGTTTGGGAAGGATTCACTAATGGCCGAGCCTATGCAATTAGTCAAGTTACGCATATGGTGTTTAGCTTTCTCGCTACGATAATATACATTGCGTCTTTAGTCCGAATGCTGAGAACTCGTAATCGATAA